One window from the genome of Candidatus Hinthialibacter antarcticus encodes:
- a CDS encoding sulfatase, protein MDRVRIFVAILAALAFNSCAPQQKNEHAQSVLLITLDTVRADALSCYQLPPMAAQTDNLDGLAAQGTLFLRANCNIPATLTSHTSIMTGNLPRTSGVRFAKDQVPEQAVTLAEVLKLNGFSTAAFLSAAVLNKNYGLNQGFDVYDDLSDSTLTEADRAGDQTTDRAIAWLKERQGDGPFFLWVHYYDAHSPYHPQPQYDHYGPEGYEGRIDGSADQVSRFVASKEALSDLDRQRLRSLYLGEVEYMDDQIGRLLNAFDEQTDEDQSLVVALADHGENLGEEGRYFHGADLYSSCMQIPMIVRWPGGRHAGEQVEALVQGIDVMPTVAAACGFSDYFEVEGKDLAAHFIAKSPEARTALMETENEYRSDADKMFAAETLRHKLIDRRWSLREPVLVGRFVGARIEKPCYLRAWLRGDSSVNLVAHLRFHTQQSLQNPNMHADQPTILVRTSRFGLETIHNQYPLPDELKAAHGWLPVASPDLYERAVSYAEAQGWPTDAIILESIAVDMAGTPLRTQLDVYVDDIELVGAQNRKIDSFETSGAQVYQDAGTGADHQAASRIEAGKGMGGSRGLRVSAKYSENKNIWAGSEFYEFENILYPVESTDVLKKEPVDPISLQALELSKDVERWLNSPPGEIPFPTLIDPTQSERLRSLGYL, encoded by the coding sequence ATGGATCGCGTTAGAATTTTCGTAGCCATACTCGCTGCTCTTGCTTTCAATAGTTGTGCGCCTCAACAAAAAAATGAACACGCGCAAAGCGTGCTGTTAATTACTCTCGATACGGTGCGGGCGGATGCGCTTAGTTGTTATCAATTACCGCCGATGGCTGCTCAAACCGACAACCTCGATGGGTTGGCTGCGCAAGGGACGCTATTTCTTCGCGCCAATTGCAATATCCCCGCAACCCTGACATCGCACACCTCAATCATGACGGGCAACCTGCCGCGAACATCCGGCGTCCGTTTTGCGAAAGACCAGGTTCCAGAACAAGCGGTCACTCTGGCGGAAGTGCTGAAGCTAAACGGGTTTTCAACGGCTGCGTTTTTAAGCGCGGCGGTACTCAATAAAAACTACGGACTGAACCAGGGCTTCGACGTTTATGACGATCTCAGCGACTCAACCCTGACCGAAGCAGACCGCGCGGGAGACCAAACCACGGACCGGGCCATTGCCTGGTTGAAAGAACGGCAGGGTGACGGCCCGTTTTTTCTCTGGGTGCATTATTACGACGCCCATTCTCCCTACCACCCTCAGCCGCAGTATGACCACTATGGCCCCGAAGGTTATGAGGGGCGCATCGACGGCAGCGCTGACCAGGTGTCGCGCTTTGTCGCCAGCAAAGAAGCGCTGAGCGATCTCGATCGACAACGCTTGCGTTCACTCTATTTGGGCGAAGTCGAATATATGGACGACCAGATTGGGCGCTTACTGAATGCGTTCGATGAACAAACAGACGAAGATCAAAGCCTGGTGGTTGCGCTGGCCGATCATGGCGAGAACCTGGGAGAAGAGGGGCGCTATTTTCACGGCGCTGATTTATATTCGTCCTGTATGCAGATTCCAATGATTGTACGCTGGCCGGGCGGGCGCCATGCGGGAGAGCAGGTGGAGGCCTTGGTGCAGGGGATCGACGTAATGCCGACTGTGGCGGCGGCGTGTGGCTTCAGCGATTATTTTGAGGTTGAAGGAAAAGACCTGGCGGCCCATTTCATCGCAAAATCTCCAGAGGCGCGTACGGCGCTGATGGAGACGGAAAACGAATACCGCAGCGATGCGGATAAAATGTTCGCTGCTGAAACGCTGCGTCATAAACTCATTGATCGACGCTGGAGCCTTCGTGAACCCGTGCTCGTGGGGCGTTTTGTGGGGGCGCGCATTGAAAAACCGTGTTATCTACGCGCTTGGTTGCGCGGCGACTCCAGCGTAAATCTAGTCGCGCATTTGCGCTTCCACACGCAGCAATCCTTGCAGAACCCCAACATGCACGCTGACCAGCCAACGATTTTGGTGAGAACCAGCCGCTTTGGGTTAGAGACCATTCATAACCAATATCCGTTGCCGGATGAATTGAAAGCTGCGCACGGGTGGTTGCCAGTGGCGTCGCCTGATTTGTATGAACGCGCCGTTTCGTATGCAGAGGCGCAGGGCTGGCCGACGGACGCGATCATTCTGGAAAGCATCGCCGTTGATATGGCGGGCACGCCCTTGCGTACACAACTCGACGTCTATGTAGACGATATTGAATTGGTGGGAGCGCAAAACCGCAAAATTGATTCCTTTGAAACTTCAGGCGCTCAAGTCTATCAAGATGCGGGAACCGGCGCCGACCACCAAGCCGCTAGCCGCATCGAAGCCGGGAAGGGAATGGGCGGCAGCCGGGGTTTGCGGGTTTCAGCCAAATATTCAGAGAACAAAAATATCTGGGCTGGATCAGAATTTTATGAATTTGAAAATATTTTGTATCCTGTTGAATCAACTGATGTTTTGAAGAAAGAACCCGTTGATCCTATTTCGCTTCAAGCGCTTGAACTGTCCAAGGATGTTGAGCGTTGGCTCAATTCGCCCCCCGGAGAAATCCCCTTTCCCACCTTGATTGATCCTACTCAGAGCGAGCGATTACGTAGTCTGGGGTATTTGTAG
- a CDS encoding formylmethanofuran dehydrogenase subunit E family protein codes for MKRTVILATLAAALAAFVYSPSSHMQSTVSFKPVTLIQLERFHGHVGPFVAMGAIMGEYAVTQYHIPRYFGLTVYVECPAKPPHSCLIDGLMVGTGATMGKRNIILTDANAVRVRIENDDTGEQAVFTIKPKILKQLKQWEISAVPVDKRGRDTFKKTAEELFTIEYKEQAHN; via the coding sequence ATGAAACGAACCGTCATTCTCGCGACTCTCGCTGCGGCGCTCGCCGCCTTCGTCTATTCACCAAGTTCGCACATGCAATCAACCGTATCGTTCAAACCAGTCACATTAATACAACTCGAACGCTTTCATGGACACGTCGGCCCCTTTGTCGCGATGGGCGCCATCATGGGCGAATACGCCGTCACGCAATACCACATCCCGCGCTATTTTGGATTGACCGTATATGTCGAGTGCCCGGCAAAGCCGCCGCATTCCTGCTTAATCGACGGACTGATGGTCGGTACCGGCGCCACCATGGGCAAACGCAATATCATATTGACTGATGCGAACGCCGTCCGCGTGAGAATCGAAAATGATGACACCGGCGAACAAGCGGTATTCACCATCAAGCCGAAAATTCTTAAACAACTCAAACAGTGGGAAATCAGCGCGGTCCCCGTCGATAAGCGCGGCAGAGATACGTTTAAGAAAACCGCCGAAGAACTCTTTACTATCGAATACAAAGAGCAGGCCCATAACTGA
- a CDS encoding prepilin-type N-terminal cleavage/methylation domain-containing protein, whose protein sequence is MSTAKRAFTLIELLAVVAIIGLLAAIALPNWTNALVRSKIAAAKANIHTCANALETYHIDRDAYPPSRYYCLASGENKMRRYYELPIELTTPIAYLSQRPLDPFYTFNGASDEAAGQTIKYRSPGFGFFNGMPTEEGVWAPRSFPTDDGDYIFYNNASDETPASASPVQYGLWSVGPIIREEIDMHMLEPVPSHTWYSPSNGTISAGIIVRLNTGHCAP, encoded by the coding sequence ATGTCTACCGCTAAGCGCGCTTTTACCTTGATTGAATTATTAGCGGTAGTCGCCATCATCGGCCTACTCGCCGCCATTGCGCTGCCCAACTGGACGAATGCGCTGGTGCGAAGCAAAATCGCCGCCGCCAAAGCGAATATCCACACCTGCGCCAACGCGCTGGAAACGTACCATATCGACCGCGACGCCTACCCACCGTCGCGCTACTACTGTCTGGCTTCGGGTGAAAATAAAATGCGCCGTTATTATGAATTGCCGATTGAACTAACAACCCCAATCGCGTATCTCAGCCAGCGTCCGCTAGACCCTTTTTACACATTCAACGGCGCATCGGATGAAGCGGCGGGACAAACGATTAAATACCGCTCGCCCGGCTTCGGCTTCTTCAATGGAATGCCGACCGAAGAGGGCGTCTGGGCGCCGCGCTCGTTTCCAACCGACGACGGCGATTACATCTTTTACAACAATGCCAGCGATGAAACCCCCGCTTCGGCGTCGCCCGTCCAATACGGCCTTTGGAGCGTCGGCCCCATCATTCGCGAAGAAATCGACATGCACATGTTGGAACCAGTGCCATCACACACGTGGTACTCGCCCAGCAACGGGACCATCAGCGCCGGAATTATCGTCCGGCTCAATACGGGCCATTGCGCCCCTTAA